From the genome of Hyperolius riggenbachi isolate aHypRig1 chromosome 9, aHypRig1.pri, whole genome shotgun sequence, one region includes:
- the LOC137533646 gene encoding sarcoplasmic reticulum histidine-rich calcium-binding protein-like: protein MAWEILPDHRGPQHKGDGTGDPTIPQRTPTQRRRHRRSYQDTEDTNTKETAQEILPDHRGHQHIGDGTGDPTRTQRTPTHRRRHGRSYQTTEATNTQETAWEILPDHRGPQHKGDGTGDPTRTQRTPTHRRRHGRSYQTTEDTNTKETAQEILPDHRGHQHTGDGMGDPTRPQRPPTQRRRHRRSYQDTEDTNTQETAREILPDHRGPQHKGDGTGDPTRPQRPPTHGRRHGRSYHTTEATNTQETAREILPDHRGHQYKGDGTGDSTRPQRTPTHRRRHGRSYQTTEATNTRETAREILPHHRGHQHTGDSTGDPTRPQRTPIQRRRHRRFYQTTEDTNTQETAWEILPHHRGHQHTGDGTGDPTRTQRTPTHRRRHRGSYQATEDTNTRETAREILPHHRGHQHTGDSTGDPTRPQRTPIQRRRHRRFYQTTEDTNTQETAWEILPDHRGHQHTGDGTGDPTTPQRPPTHRRQHGRSYQTTEDTNTKETAQEILPDHRGHQHTGDGMGDPTTPQRPPTHRRRHGRSYQDTEDTNTQETA, encoded by the coding sequence ATGGCATGGGAGATCCTACCAGACCACAGAGGCCCCCAACACAAAGGAGACGGCACGGGAGATCCTACCATACCACAGAGGACACCAACACAAAGGAGACGGCACAGGAGATCCTACCAGGACACAGAGGACACCAACACAAAGGAGACGGCACAGGAGATCCTACCAGACCACAGAGGACACCAACACATAGGAGATGGCACAGGAGATCCTACCAGGACACAGAGGACACCAACACACAGAAGACGGCATGGGAGATCCTACCAGACCACAGAGGCCACCAACACACAGGAGACGGCATGGGAGATCCTACCAGACCACAGAGGCCCCCAACACAAAGGAGACGGCACAGGAGATCCTACCAGGACACAGAGGACACCAACACACAGGAGACGGCATGGGAGATCCTACCAGACCACAGAGGACACCAATACAAAGGAGACGGCACAGGAGATTCTACCAGACCACAGAGGACACCAACACACAGGAGACGGCATGGGAGATCCTACCAGACCACAGAGGCCCCCAACACAAAGGAGACGGCACAGGAGATCCTACCAGGACACAGAGGACACCAACACACAGGAGACGGCACGGGAGATCCTACCAGACCACAGAGGCCCCCAACACAAAGGAGACGGCACAGGAGATCCTACcaggccacagaggccaccaaCACACGGGAGACGGCACGGGAGATCCTACCACACCACAGAGGCCACcaacacacaggagacagcaCGGGAGATCCTACCAGACCACAGAGGACACCAATACAAAGGAGACGGCACAGGAGATTCTACCAGACCACAGAGGACACCAACACACAGGAGACGGCATGGGAGATCCTACCAGACCACAGAGGCCACCAACACACGGGAGACGGCACGGGAGATCCTACCACACCACAGAGGCCACcaacacacaggagacagcaCGGGAGATCCTACCAGACCACAGAGGACACCAATACAAAGGAGACGGCACAGGAGATTCTACCAGACCACAGAGGACACCAACACACAGGAGACGGCATGGGAGATCCTACCACACCACAGAGGCCACCAACACACAGGAGACGGCACGGGAGATCCTACCAGGACACAGAGGACACCAACACACAGGAGACGGCATAGGGGATCCTACCAGGCCACAGAGGACACCAACACACGGGAGACGGCACGGGAGATCCTACCACACCACAGAGGCCACcaacacacaggagacagcaCGGGAGATCCTACCAGACCACAGAGGACACCAATACAAAGGAGACGGCACAGGAGATTCTACCAGACCACAGAGGACACCAACACACAGGAGACGGCATGGGAGATCCTACCAGACCACAGAGGCCACCAACACACGGGAGACGGCACGGGAGATCCTACCACACCACAGAGGCCACcaacacacaggagacagcaCGGGAGATCCTACCAGACCACAGAGGACACCAATACAAAGGAGACGGCACAGGAGATTCTACCAGACCACAGAGGACACCAACACACAGGAGACGGCATGGGAGATCCTACCACACCACAGAGGCCACCAACACACAGGAGACGGCACGGGAGATCCTACCAGGACACAGAGGACACCAACACACAGGAGACGGCATAG